The Mycolicibacterium aurum genome segment GGCCTGATCACCGCGGGCCGAGCCTGGGCCAGGTTCGAGCGCGGCGAGGTGGTGTTCAAGGCCGAGGTGGGTTCCCAGTCCCCGGCAGTCGGCCAGATCCAGGGCGTGTGGGTGCGTCCGGATCAGCGCGGTCGCGGCATCGGAACGGCAGGGACCGCCGCCGTCGCCGCGGCCATCGTAGGCAGCGGGCGGATCGCCAGCCTGTACGTCAACAGCTTCAATACCGTCGCGCGCGCGACGTACGCGCGCATCGGGTTCGCCGAGATCGCGTCGTTTGCGACCGTACTGCTCGACTGATCGAACGCTGCGCATACTCTCCTGAATATGAACGAGCAGGATGCGCAGAGTCGCGAGATGGCGGCAGCGCTCGTCCACGCCATGGAGCGCCGACACGAAGTGCTCGACGCTGTGGTCGCCTCCGACGACTACGACGCCGCGATCGAATCGCTCGCAGCGCTGCTCGACACCTCGGCTGCTGCCGCGGAAGCCGTCCTGCGGCTGTCGTTCGACCGGCTCACCAAGGTGTCCAGACGCCGGATTGCCGCCCAACTGGAGAACCTCCCCACCCAGACGTTCACCGGGACCGAGCAGACCCCGGGTTCGGCCCGCCGGCTGATGCTGCGGCCGTTCAGCGCCGACGAGGACCGGGACATCTTCGCCGCACGCACCGCTGACATGCGTTCGGCGGGCGACGGCACGGCCGCGCCCGCTGGTGATATCGGCGACGAGATCCGCGGTGCCGTCGCCCGTGTCGCGGCCGAGGAAGCCGCCTGGCTGGTCGCCGAGGTCGGGTCGGCCAAGGTCGGGATGGTGTTCGGCGAGCTCACCGACGGCGAAGTCGGGGTGCGGATCTGGGTCCATCCCGATCACCGCAAGCAGGGCTACGGCACGGCGGCGTTGCGCGCGTCGCGGTCGGAGATGGCAGCCTATTTCCCGGCGGTGCCGCTGGTGGTGCGGGCACCCGCCGCCGGTTCCTGACGCGTTCTCAGCCGCTGGGCGCAATCTCGGCGTGACTGCGGTGCGCCTACGCCGAAATCGGATCGTTACTTCTTAACATCTGTCCCAATGGCCACACTGTTTTCATCTGTAACACGCGTCGCAGCGATCATGACCACCGCGGCGATGGTCGTCACGGTGGGTGCGTGCACGCCGCGGCCCAACGGTCCGGAACCCACTGCCGAGGCGTTCTTCGCCGCGCTGGCGACCGGCGACACCGGGGCTGCCTCACGACTGGCCGACCACCCCGACGAAGCGCGTGCCGCGCTGAACGAGGCGTGGGCCGGCCTGCAGGCCACCGGGCTGGACGCCCAGATCCTGAGTTCCAAATACGCCGAGGACACCGGCAGCGTCACCTACCGCTACACCTGGCATCTGCCCAAGGACCGGACGTGGACCTACGACGGTCAGCTCAACCTGGTGCGTGACGAAGGCACCTGGGAGGTGCGGTGGAGCGCCACCGGCCTGCACCCACGACTGGGGGAGAATCAGAGCTTCGCGTTACGCGCCGAGGCACCGCCGCGCGCGTCGGTGCACGAACGCACCGGCACCAATGTCCTGGTGCCGGGTTACCGCTACCACTTCGCGCTCGATGCGCAGGCTGCCGGGGCAGACCTGATGCCGACCGCGCGCACCGTTGCCGACGTGCTCCGCAGATTCGACAACACGATGGATCCGCAGCGGATGGCGGAGCTGGCCAGTTCGACACCGGGAGCGTTGAGCCTCATCACGCTGAAACAGGCCGACCACGACGCCGTAGCGGGCGCGCTGGGCGCGCTGCCCGGTGTGGTGATCACCCCGCAGCCCGAAATGGTGCCCACCGACGACACTTTCGCGCCCGCGGTGATCAACGAGATCAAGAAGACCGTCACCGACGATCTCGACGGTGACGCCGGCTGGCGGGTCGTGACCGTCAACCAGAACGGCGTCGACGTCGACGTCCTCACCGAAGTGCCCGGCGATCCCGCGCCGTCGGTGAGCATCAGCCTGGACCGCTCGGTGCAGACCGCGGCGCAGAACGCGGTCGGCATCACCGCCAAACAGGCCATGGTCGTCGTCATCAAGCCGTCCACCGGCGAGATCCTCGCGGTGGCCCAGAATGCGGCCGCCGACCGGGAGGGCCCGCTGGCCACCATGGGCCTGTTCCCGCCCGGCTCGACCTTCAAGATCGTGACGGCCGGGGCCGCCATCGAACGTCAGATGGCAACGCCCAACACGCTTCTGGGTTGTCCGGGCCGTATGGACATCGGCCACCGCACGGTGCCCAACTACGGCGGCTTCGACCTCGGCACGGTGCCGATGTCGCGGGCGTTCGCGAGCTCGTGCAACACCACGTTCGCCGAACTGGCGAGCAGGATGCCGCCGCGCGGGCTGACCCAGGCCGCCTCCCAGTACGGCATCGGGCCGGACTACGACATCGCCGGGTTGTCCACGGTCAGCGGATCGGTGCCGCCGACGGTGAACCTCACCGAGCGCACCGAGGACGGCTTCGGACAGGGCAAGGTGCTGGTCAGCCCATTCGGAATGGCGCTGGCGGCGGCGACGGTGTCCGCCGGGCACACCCCGGTGCCCCACCTGATCGAAGGGCGGGAAACCCAGGTCACCGGTGAGCGCCAGCCGATCCCGGCCGACGTGGTGGAAAGTCTGCGCCCGATGATGCGACTGGTCGTCACCAACGGCACCGCCGAGGATCTACAGGGGGCGGGCGACGTGCGCGGGAAGACCGGTGAGGCCGAGTTCGCGGGCGGTTCGCATTCGTGGTTCACCGGCTACCGCGGTGACATGGCGTTCTCCGCCCTGATCGTCGGCGGCGGCAGTTCGGAGTACGCGGTCCGGATGGTCAAGGCGATGCTCGACTCGCTGCCGCCGGACTATCTGGCCTGAGTTGCCGGAGATCACACGAACACCGCCGCGCCGCGCAAGATACCGGCGGTACCGTGGAAGACGCCATGACCAACATCAACCACGGCCGCCCGCGTCGCATCGCTGACGCGGCGAGTCTGCGTGGGCCCGGGGATGCCGTCGAGATGAGGATCTCCGACGCCGATCGCAACGGCACACTGCGCCGGCTGCACAACGCTGTCGCGCTCGGTCTGATCGACATCGGGGAGTTCGAGGAGCGCTCCGCGATGGTGTCGCAGGCCCGGCTGCGTTCCGAGCTCGACGCGCTGGTGGGCGACCTGCCCGGCCCCGGGGCCATCGTGACCTCGGCCGCGGACCGCGTGGAGCTACGCGGTGTACTCGGCTCGCTGAAGCGCCAGGGCGAATGGGTGGTGCCGTCCCGGCTGGCCCTGCACCGGCGGATGGGGTCGGTGGATCTGGACCTGACCCGCGCGCGCTTCGCCGGGCCGATCGTGGTGATCGAGTTGGACATGAAGTTCGGTGGCCTGGATCTGCGGCTGCCCGACGGCGCCAGCGCCTCCATCGACGACGTCGAGGTCAACGCCGGCAGCGCCCGCGACCATCGCAGGGACGCCCCGGCCGAGGGCACGCCCCACGTGATCCTCACCGGCAAGGTCGTGTGGGGGTCGGTCGACATCCGGGGTCCGCGCAAGTCGTGGCGGCTGGGCCCGCTGCGCGCTACCTGAGCGTCTCGTCGGGTACGCCATACCGCCGCTGGTAGCCGCTGACCCGGTCGCGCACCTCTGCGGCGTCGAGGCCGGTGTCCTGCCAGCGATACCTGCTGCCGCCGTGGTCACCCGGATGGGCGGCGAGGAAGTCACGCATCCGCTCCTCGGCCACCGGCTCCAGTTCACGCCCGAGGCGGTCGTAGAGCGAGCGGATGGTCGTGAACGGGTCGCGCATGAAATCGGCGAACTGGACATCCACGACCTGGTGTTCGGCCAGCGTGCCGGAGTCACGGCACGCCATCGCGTGCTCGAGACCGACGACGATCTGCTCGCACGATTGCGCCGCGCAGTCGGGGATGGTCGACTCGTCGGAGGCCATCCGCCGGAGGTGGTGGATCAGCGCACTGACCGATGAGATGACGTTGAGTGGATCGCGGTGAGTCTGCACGATCAGCGCATCAGGGTATTCGGCCACCAGCGCGTCGAGCTGCCACAGGTGAGCAGGTGATTTCAGCAGCCACTGTCCGTCGACGCCGGACTGCAGGTGCTGCAGGAACTTTCGGTGATAGCGGTAGGCCGGTCGGTGATCGGCGTCGTACAGAAGCCAGCGGTAATACTCCGGCAGCCGGTACTGGGTCGGGAAGATCATGCTGCAGAACTCGCCCGCGGTGATGCGGACACACTCCTGCCCGACCAGAGCTCCCATCGGATGGTGTGTCAGCAGCCCCGGCACGATCTGCTCCGACATCTCCAGAGCCGCCTGCGTCTGCGCGATCCGGGGATCGGTGTCGTAGGTCTCGGGCTGCGGCACCGGGAGGGGGTTGTCGACCTCCCACGTCAACGGCGGACGCAACGCGGGATCCTGTGCCAACAGGTCGAACAGGATCGTCGTCCCGGTCCTGGGCTGACCGACGATGAAGATCGGGCGCTCCACCGGAGCTTCGGCAAGGGCGGGATGCTGCGTGCGCCATGCGATGACCTGGAGCCGGTTGGTGAGCGCTCGGGTGATGTCCATGGCGGCGATCTCGACTCCGAGTGCGTTCAGACGAGCATCGGCGACCAGGCCCTCACACAGCAGGTTCAGACCCTCGCGCCAGGACGATCCGTCGCCGAAATCATCGAGTCCGGTTGCTGCGCACGCCTGCTCGACGAGAACCTCCGGGACGAACCGGTTGCCGGTCACGGCCGCGCTCCGCGGAGCACTCGGGTGCCCACGGTGGGCGCCTCCGGGTTGTCGAGCCACCGCACGATGACGAAGCCGCGCCGGCGGCCCCCGGTGTCCAGCCAATGCCCATGACCGAAGTCGTTGGCGCCGATGCCGATTCGGACCAGGCCGTCGTTGTCGGGTTCGACGCCGCGGTTGGTGACCGAGCTGTGCCGGTGGCGTGGTTCCAGGCATTCGTGCCACACGCTTTCCAGCGTGACGTTCCAGTAGCGGGTGTCGGGCGGCACGAACTCGAGTAGCAACGTCTGGTCAGGGTCGAGCGCGAAGGACCCGATCATGTACAGGTTGTCGGGTGTGGTGTCGGCGCTGCCCAACTCGGCGGCCTCGGCGGTCAGCAACGTGTTGGGCTGGTCCAGCAGTTCGGGTTTGACGGTGCGGTGCAGCGTGGTGAGCTTGACGATGGTCCACGCCATCGCGGTGAACGCGTCGGCCAGTTGCTGGTCCGACAGCGGCTCCAGCGGTGCACTGTCGAGGCACTCGATGGTCATCGTCGCCGCCGTCTCAGTGTCGACGTCACCGATGTATTCGCGTACCACGATCGCCGAGGCGTCCTCGGGGACCTGGAGCCACTGCGCCCCGGCCAGGACGTCGGCGGCCGGTGCCGTCGCCGACAGGACGAACGCGAAAGCGCCCTCCCGGCAGTCGAGTTCGCGGTCGCCCAGGTAGGCGGCCATCCGGCGCGGCGTCAGTCCGGTCCCCGCCAGCACCTGGAAGCCGAGATAGGCGGTGCTGCCGCGTGTCCCGGAGACCCGGTAGGTGCGGTCGCCGCGAATCATCGCCAGCAGGTATCTGCCGTCGGGGTTGGGTCCGCCGATCAGCCTGCTGTCGGTGCACATGTCGAAGAATCGCGGTCGTTGCGGATCGGACTCGACGGTCATCTCGGTGCACAGGGCGGTGGCCTTGGCCACGACGGCCAATCCCTCCAGCAGTTCGCGTTCGCTCGTCGCGTCCTCGATCACAGTTCGGGTCGCATCTCCGAGCATCTGCTGGACGAGCCCCCAGGACTCCAGGCTCGCCGCGGCTCGGTCGTTGCTCTCGGCATTCACATGAGACATAGTCTCACCATGGACGTAGTCTCAAGGCGGAATCCGGGAGACAGTCTGACCGTGCGCAAGCAGCGCGCGACCAAGACCCGAATCGCCGCCGCCGCGGCACAGGCGGTGACAGATCACGGTCTGGCCGGGGCCACCGTCGAACACATCGCCGCGGCCGCCGACGTCGGCCGTGCCACGTTCTTCCGGTACTTCAGCGCCAAGGAAGACGCGGTCGCCGAGGGGATGACCAGCCACTGGCTGGACCTGGTCACCGCGGCGATCGCCGCACAACCGGCGCACCTCTCCGCCCACGAGGCCGTTGTGTCGGCGTTCGAGGGACTGGGTGACGACTTCGCCGCCGGAGGAAACGGCGCCGTCATCGACCAGGTGCGCGAGCTGGCGACCCTGACCCGGTCGTCGCCGGTGTTCAGTGCCTGGACGCTGCAGATCTACCTGCGCTACGAATCGGCGATCGCCGATCTGGTGGCCCCGCGCCTGCCCGAGCCCGTGCCGGACGACCCCCGGCCGCGGTTGCTCGGTGCGCTGGCCATGGCGTCGGTGCGGATCGCGCTCGACGACTGGTTGATCCACGGCGGTTCGCTGCCCGCGCGGCTGCGCTGCGCGCTGGCCTCGATCTCGCTCGCCTAACGCGGGTCGAGCACCGCAAAGCTCAGGGTGCCCCGTGCGGCGAGCCTGCCCCGCGCGACATCCGTGACGTCGACGGCGATCACCGACAGGCGCCGCCCGGCGCGCACGACGGTGGCCTCCGCACGGGCCGGACCCTCGAGGACCGGAGCCAGGAAGTGGACGGTCATATCCGCGGTGGTGATGTCCTGGCCCGGTCCGACGTGGCGGTCGGCCAGCCGGCCTGCGGCGATGTCGATCAGCGTCGCCACCAGACCGCCCTGCAATGCCCCGCGGCGATTGACCAGATCGGGCCGGTTGTCCAACTCGATGACCATGCGCTCGTCGGATTCCTCGACATCGCGGAAGTTCAGCTGAGCGAACAAATGTCCCGGGGAGACCTGCATGGCGGAACGCTAGCATTGCTATATGTCTGTACGGACCGCCCTGCGACCCGGCACCGTCTCGCCGATGCTGCCGGTGCCCAAATCGATCGCTCGTCCCGAATACGTCGGCAAGCCGACTGCGCGTGAGGGCAGCGAGCCATGGGTCCAGACGCCCGAGGTGATCGAGAAGATGCGGGTGGCCGGGCGGATAGCCGCGGGTGCGCTTGCCGAGGCAGGAAAAGCCGTCGAGCCCGGGGTCACCACGGATCGCCTGGACCGGATCGCCCACGACTACATGGTCGATCACGGCGCCTACCCGTCGACGCTGGGCTACAAGGGCTATCCGAAATCCTGCT includes the following:
- a CDS encoding sulfotransferase family protein, encoding MTGNRFVPEVLVEQACAATGLDDFGDGSSWREGLNLLCEGLVADARLNALGVEIAAMDITRALTNRLQVIAWRTQHPALAEAPVERPIFIVGQPRTGTTILFDLLAQDPALRPPLTWEVDNPLPVPQPETYDTDPRIAQTQAALEMSEQIVPGLLTHHPMGALVGQECVRITAGEFCSMIFPTQYRLPEYYRWLLYDADHRPAYRYHRKFLQHLQSGVDGQWLLKSPAHLWQLDALVAEYPDALIVQTHRDPLNVISSVSALIHHLRRMASDESTIPDCAAQSCEQIVVGLEHAMACRDSGTLAEHQVVDVQFADFMRDPFTTIRSLYDRLGRELEPVAEERMRDFLAAHPGDHGGSRYRWQDTGLDAAEVRDRVSGYQRRYGVPDETLR
- a CDS encoding GNAT family N-acetyltransferase — translated: MNEQDAQSREMAAALVHAMERRHEVLDAVVASDDYDAAIESLAALLDTSAAAAEAVLRLSFDRLTKVSRRRIAAQLENLPTQTFTGTEQTPGSARRLMLRPFSADEDRDIFAARTADMRSAGDGTAAPAGDIGDEIRGAVARVAAEEAAWLVAEVGSAKVGMVFGELTDGEVGVRIWVHPDHRKQGYGTAALRASRSEMAAYFPAVPLVVRAPAAGS
- a CDS encoding TetR family transcriptional regulator; the encoded protein is MDVVSRRNPGDSLTVRKQRATKTRIAAAAAQAVTDHGLAGATVEHIAAAADVGRATFFRYFSAKEDAVAEGMTSHWLDLVTAAIAAQPAHLSAHEAVVSAFEGLGDDFAAGGNGAVIDQVRELATLTRSSPVFSAWTLQIYLRYESAIADLVAPRLPEPVPDDPRPRLLGALAMASVRIALDDWLIHGGSLPARLRCALASISLA
- a CDS encoding DUF1707 SHOCT-like domain-containing protein encodes the protein MTNINHGRPRRIADAASLRGPGDAVEMRISDADRNGTLRRLHNAVALGLIDIGEFEERSAMVSQARLRSELDALVGDLPGPGAIVTSAADRVELRGVLGSLKRQGEWVVPSRLALHRRMGSVDLDLTRARFAGPIVVIELDMKFGGLDLRLPDGASASIDDVEVNAGSARDHRRDAPAEGTPHVILTGKVVWGSVDIRGPRKSWRLGPLRAT
- a CDS encoding DUF1214 domain-containing protein yields the protein MSHVNAESNDRAAASLESWGLVQQMLGDATRTVIEDATSERELLEGLAVVAKATALCTEMTVESDPQRPRFFDMCTDSRLIGGPNPDGRYLLAMIRGDRTYRVSGTRGSTAYLGFQVLAGTGLTPRRMAAYLGDRELDCREGAFAFVLSATAPAADVLAGAQWLQVPEDASAIVVREYIGDVDTETAATMTIECLDSAPLEPLSDQQLADAFTAMAWTIVKLTTLHRTVKPELLDQPNTLLTAEAAELGSADTTPDNLYMIGSFALDPDQTLLLEFVPPDTRYWNVTLESVWHECLEPRHRHSSVTNRGVEPDNDGLVRIGIGANDFGHGHWLDTGGRRRGFVIVRWLDNPEAPTVGTRVLRGARP
- a CDS encoding PaaI family thioesterase translates to MQVSPGHLFAQLNFRDVEESDERMVIELDNRPDLVNRRGALQGGLVATLIDIAAGRLADRHVGPGQDITTADMTVHFLAPVLEGPARAEATVVRAGRRLSVIAVDVTDVARGRLAARGTLSFAVLDPR
- a CDS encoding penicillin-binding transpeptidase domain-containing protein → MATLFSSVTRVAAIMTTAAMVVTVGACTPRPNGPEPTAEAFFAALATGDTGAASRLADHPDEARAALNEAWAGLQATGLDAQILSSKYAEDTGSVTYRYTWHLPKDRTWTYDGQLNLVRDEGTWEVRWSATGLHPRLGENQSFALRAEAPPRASVHERTGTNVLVPGYRYHFALDAQAAGADLMPTARTVADVLRRFDNTMDPQRMAELASSTPGALSLITLKQADHDAVAGALGALPGVVITPQPEMVPTDDTFAPAVINEIKKTVTDDLDGDAGWRVVTVNQNGVDVDVLTEVPGDPAPSVSISLDRSVQTAAQNAVGITAKQAMVVVIKPSTGEILAVAQNAAADREGPLATMGLFPPGSTFKIVTAGAAIERQMATPNTLLGCPGRMDIGHRTVPNYGGFDLGTVPMSRAFASSCNTTFAELASRMPPRGLTQAASQYGIGPDYDIAGLSTVSGSVPPTVNLTERTEDGFGQGKVLVSPFGMALAAATVSAGHTPVPHLIEGRETQVTGERQPIPADVVESLRPMMRLVVTNGTAEDLQGAGDVRGKTGEAEFAGGSHSWFTGYRGDMAFSALIVGGGSSEYAVRMVKAMLDSLPPDYLA